The DNA sequence GTTTGTATTGTGTGTTGTAAAAACCTGCACATCCTGTGTTTGGACAGGTTTGGAAGGTGTTGCGGTAGATGTAGCATTACAGCCGTTAATAGACAGCGTTGCTAAAACAACCATTATCAGAGTGTATATCTTTTTCACTTAGTCTCCTTGAGTTTTCTATTGCATAATACGGATTAAATTTATACAGTGTAACTTTATCATTATTGTTATATAAATAATATTAATAGAGTCAAATACTTACTGTATCTCCGACTTTAATTACGCAAGGACCACTTATTATTTTTGCAAATATACCTCTGTCGTTTTTTAGCAGTTTAGGCAACTTTGGGTTTATGATGGACAAGCCTTTGCACAGAGTGCAGTTTTGTGTTATTTCCAATGTTGTATCACCTATTGTAAAGGTCTCCCCTGTATTTAAATGGTAGGGGTTGATATCAATTAAAATATTTTCGCCCAGTGCTCCGTCTGATAGGTTTATGTTTGTATCATATGCCATATTGTAGCTTTGGATAGAGGTAATTAAAATAGCTCTTTGATCATTTTTATTGTAAAATTTGTCATTTAGAATTCCGTGTTCGTCGGCATCTATATGAGAGGTGTTTATTCTTGTTTTATCTGTATCATTTTTTGTGATGAATAATTTCAGAACTTTACCCTGCAGGTTTTTCTTCATCTGTTTTTGCTCATTATTTGTATTTGTTGTAGTTGTTGTAAAAAATTGAGAGTATGAGAGCCAATGTAGTAATTGGCTCTTAAAAAAGAGGGTAAAATTATTTAATTTTACCTTTGCCTTTGTAAGTTTTACCTTTAAGGTCAACTGCTAACATTTCAACCTTATCACCTTTTTTACCAATTCCTTTAAATTGAAATT is a window from the Sulfurimonas hydrogeniphila genome containing:
- a CDS encoding MOSC domain-containing protein gives rise to the protein MKKNLQGKVLKLFITKNDTDKTRINTSHIDADEHGILNDKFYNKNDQRAILITSIQSYNMAYDTNINLSDGALGENILIDINPYHLNTGETFTIGDTTLEITQNCTLCKGLSIINPKLPKLLKNDRGIFAKIISGPCVIKVGDTVSI